A single Streptomyces sp. Edi2 DNA region contains:
- a CDS encoding nuclear transport factor 2 family protein, with the protein MPPTAADYDSLVRRLRVLEDQEALRALMIRGWRALDRKDWQTWIAGWADDAVLEFGPWEQIHGKDAVRATVEAAEAPYPSMQHHLLNMHFDVDGDRATGIGYMWFVAVTEAGKTSSPYAMGGPYDWEFSRGPNGWLLTRQRLGVWWTQGEDAVKAFE; encoded by the coding sequence ATGCCACCCACTGCCGCCGACTACGACAGCCTGGTACGAAGACTGCGGGTCCTGGAGGACCAAGAAGCCCTGCGCGCCCTCATGATCCGGGGATGGCGGGCACTCGACCGCAAGGACTGGCAGACCTGGATCGCAGGCTGGGCCGACGACGCGGTGCTGGAGTTCGGGCCGTGGGAGCAGATCCACGGGAAGGACGCGGTCCGGGCGACGGTGGAAGCAGCGGAAGCGCCGTACCCGAGCATGCAGCATCACCTCCTCAACATGCACTTCGACGTAGACGGTGACCGGGCGACCGGCATCGGCTACATGTGGTTCGTCGCCGTCACCGAAGCCGGGAAGACCTCCTCCCCGTATGCGATGGGCGGCCCGTACGACTGGGAATTCAGCCGTGGCCCGAACGGCTGGCTCCTGACGCGTCAGAGGCTCGGTGTCTGGTGGACCCAGGGTGAGGACGCGGTGAAGGCCTTCGAGTAG
- a CDS encoding toxin-antitoxin system HicB family antitoxin: MAKTQLNVRVDEATAEAARERALQRGVSMNRYIEELVLKDAGEVGQTFVEAASDFMKQYERVFAEEFGLEPGGAEGVATATHHEGVPGTT, translated from the coding sequence GTGGCGAAGACACAGCTGAACGTCCGTGTGGATGAGGCCACCGCCGAAGCGGCGCGGGAGCGCGCCCTGCAGCGGGGAGTGAGCATGAACCGCTATATCGAGGAGCTCGTCCTCAAGGACGCCGGCGAGGTCGGCCAGACCTTCGTCGAGGCCGCCTCCGACTTCATGAAGCAGTACGAGCGCGTCTTCGCCGAGGAATTCGGCCTGGAACCGGGCGGCGCCGAGGGCGTCGCGACCGCCACCCACCACGAAGGAGTGCCGGGCACCACGTGA
- a CDS encoding class I SAM-dependent methyltransferase — protein MGQRRRIPQVPRVSRAPRVPQGSVHHPVFARFYASCCGPAADARAGVATLRKELLTGATGRVIEVGAGSGLNFAHYPGTVSEVVAIEPEATLREVARSAAARAEVPVDLVPGVAEALPVKSEAFDTAVASLVLCSVREVQRALAELRRVLRPGGELRFFEHGRAAGRGLAAVQWSLDRTVWPLLMGGCHTGRDPLGEIRKAGFEVLRVRRLKVPERGPTLPTSPAVLGTARRPGD, from the coding sequence ATGGGGCAGCGCAGGAGAATTCCGCAAGTTCCACGAGTTTCCCGGGCTCCCCGGGTTCCGCAAGGCAGCGTCCATCACCCGGTGTTCGCCCGCTTCTACGCGAGCTGCTGCGGTCCTGCCGCGGACGCGCGGGCGGGGGTGGCCACGCTCCGGAAGGAGTTGCTGACGGGCGCCACCGGCCGGGTCATCGAGGTCGGCGCGGGGAGCGGGCTGAACTTTGCGCACTATCCGGGCACCGTCTCGGAAGTGGTGGCGATCGAACCGGAGGCCACACTGCGGGAAGTGGCCAGGTCGGCGGCGGCGCGTGCGGAGGTGCCGGTGGATCTGGTGCCCGGAGTGGCGGAGGCGCTGCCGGTCAAGAGCGAGGCATTCGATACGGCGGTGGCCTCGTTGGTGCTGTGTTCCGTCCGCGAGGTGCAGCGGGCCTTGGCGGAGCTGCGGCGGGTGCTGCGTCCGGGCGGTGAGCTGCGGTTCTTCGAGCACGGGCGGGCCGCGGGGCGCGGGCTGGCGGCCGTGCAGTGGTCGCTGGACCGGACGGTCTGGCCACTGCTGATGGGCGGCTGTCACACCGGCCGGGATCCACTGGGCGAGATCCGGAAGGCCGGTTTCGAGGTGCTGCGGGTGCGCCGGCTGAAGGTGCCGGAGCGCGGGCCTACGCTGCCCACGTCGCCGGCGGTGCTGGGCACTGCGCGGCGGCCGGGCGACTGA
- a CDS encoding DUF6194 family protein produces the protein MEQIIEAVRGFDGALVVIPELGGDFPEFTWGSAFFSFAPDGQLPQNGQPYGTIVARNYPDDTASALDAPGRWRVNIHVDRATFRELTGEEPRSLTRPRDHSAADCVMPHPVYGALGWLAVVNPGERTTDTVVQLLRGAHDAARARFARRRS, from the coding sequence ATGGAACAGATCATTGAGGCCGTACGGGGCTTCGACGGCGCGCTCGTGGTCATCCCGGAGCTGGGCGGTGACTTCCCGGAATTCACGTGGGGGAGCGCATTTTTCTCTTTCGCCCCCGACGGTCAGCTGCCGCAGAACGGCCAGCCCTACGGCACGATCGTCGCCAGGAACTACCCCGACGACACCGCTTCCGCCCTCGACGCTCCGGGCCGGTGGCGCGTGAACATCCATGTCGACCGAGCGACGTTCCGGGAGCTCACCGGGGAGGAGCCACGCAGCCTCACCCGGCCTCGCGACCACTCAGCCGCCGATTGCGTGATGCCGCACCCGGTGTACGGGGCGCTCGGCTGGCTCGCTGTCGTCAATCCGGGGGAGAGGACCACGGACACGGTGGTGCAGCTGCTGCGCGGTGCTCACGACGCGGCTCGTGCGAGGTTCGCGCGGCGCCGGTCGTAG
- a CDS encoding SDR family oxidoreductase has protein sequence MPPTTKVVAITGASSGIGEATARRLAADEHQVLLGARRTGRLERLVEEITKEGGTAAFVKLDVTDAADMRAFIDAALGRYGRIDALVNNAGVMPLSPLEALKTDEWDRMIDVNVRGVLHGIAAALPTMRAQGGGHFVTIASVGAYEVSPTAAVYCATKFAVRAISEGLRQESAGDIRVTLVSPGVTESELADSISDPAAREAMKTYRAVALPASAIAEAIAYALAQPPQVDVNEIVVRPTASAQ, from the coding sequence ATGCCACCGACCACCAAGGTTGTCGCGATCACCGGTGCGAGCAGCGGTATCGGTGAGGCGACCGCACGCCGTCTGGCGGCCGACGAGCACCAGGTCCTTCTCGGTGCGCGCCGCACCGGCCGGCTGGAGCGACTGGTCGAAGAGATCACGAAGGAGGGCGGTACCGCCGCCTTCGTCAAGCTGGATGTCACCGACGCGGCAGACATGCGGGCGTTCATCGATGCGGCGCTGGGCCGGTACGGCCGGATCGACGCCCTCGTGAACAACGCGGGTGTGATGCCCCTCTCCCCGCTGGAAGCGCTCAAGACCGATGAGTGGGACCGCATGATCGACGTGAACGTGCGGGGAGTTCTGCACGGCATCGCCGCCGCCCTGCCCACGATGCGCGCACAGGGCGGCGGGCACTTCGTGACCATCGCCTCCGTCGGCGCGTACGAGGTGTCGCCCACCGCCGCCGTCTACTGCGCCACCAAATTCGCCGTCCGGGCGATTTCCGAAGGGCTGCGCCAGGAGTCGGCAGGCGACATCCGGGTCACCCTCGTCTCCCCCGGCGTGACGGAGTCCGAACTCGCGGACAGCATCTCCGACCCCGCGGCCAGGGAGGCGATGAAGACCTACCGCGCCGTGGCACTGCCCGCATCGGCCATCGCGGAGGCCATCGCCTACGCCCTCGCGCAGCCGCCGCAGGTCGATGTGAACGAGATCGTCGTCCGCCCCACCGCCAGCGCCCAGTGA
- the bioD gene encoding dethiobiotin synthase, which translates to MSVLFVTGTGTEIGKTVTTAAIAAAALARGRSVAVLKPAQTGVTAHESGDAAEVERLAGPVTTAELARFPDPLAPSTAALRAGLPPVLPQDIAEAAAKLDASHDLVLVEGAGGLLVRFDADGHTLADAARLVDAPVLVVAQAGLGTLNATALTALALRSYGLDSPGVVVGSWPAEPDLASRCNLADLPDAAGAPLLGLIPEGSGGLSPRDFRAAAPDWLAPVLGGSGTFRIPS; encoded by the coding sequence ATGTCGGTGCTGTTCGTGACGGGCACGGGCACGGAGATCGGCAAAACCGTGACCACGGCCGCGATCGCCGCGGCGGCGCTCGCCCGGGGACGTTCGGTGGCCGTACTCAAGCCGGCCCAGACCGGTGTCACGGCGCACGAGAGCGGCGATGCGGCGGAGGTCGAGCGGCTGGCCGGTCCGGTCACCACCGCCGAACTCGCCCGCTTCCCCGACCCGTTGGCGCCCTCGACGGCCGCGCTGCGGGCCGGTCTGCCGCCGGTGCTCCCCCAGGACATCGCCGAGGCCGCCGCCAAACTGGACGCCTCGCACGACCTGGTCCTGGTCGAGGGCGCGGGCGGGCTGCTCGTCCGCTTCGACGCCGACGGGCATACGCTCGCCGACGCCGCGCGGCTGGTGGACGCCCCCGTGCTGGTCGTCGCCCAGGCGGGCCTGGGCACCCTCAATGCCACCGCGCTGACCGCGCTGGCGCTCCGCTCGTACGGGCTCGACTCCCCGGGCGTCGTCGTCGGCAGCTGGCCGGCCGAGCCCGACCTGGCATCCCGCTGCAATCTGGCGGACCTCCCCGACGCCGCGGGCGCACCGCTCCTCGGCCTGATCCCGGAGGGCTCCGGCGGACTCTCGCCGCGGGACTTCCGCGCCGCGGCCCCGGACTGGCTGGCGCCGGTGCTCGGCGGATCGGGTACGTTCCGTATTCCCTCGTGA
- a CDS encoding CAP domain-containing protein yields MAATGVLAGSLAVFNSQDDAKASEAFPPASHPGAATATPGARPSAPAATPTAAKRGTSKVERYEAEINRLVNNARKQHGCKPLHRDPRLDKAARLHSQDMAAHGFYGHTAPSGKGPKERMEAQGYDDASGENIDAWPTTPQDAFDAWMHSTGHRNMLLGCNSKATGIGVALGGKLRAYWTQDFGYK; encoded by the coding sequence GTGGCCGCGACCGGCGTTCTCGCCGGATCGCTGGCGGTGTTCAACTCCCAGGACGACGCGAAGGCCAGCGAGGCCTTCCCGCCGGCCTCGCACCCCGGTGCCGCCACGGCGACGCCGGGCGCGCGGCCCTCCGCTCCCGCGGCCACGCCGACCGCCGCCAAGCGGGGCACCAGCAAGGTCGAACGCTACGAGGCGGAAATCAACCGGCTCGTCAACAACGCCCGGAAGCAGCACGGCTGCAAGCCCCTGCATCGCGACCCGCGTCTGGACAAGGCGGCCCGGCTGCACAGCCAGGACATGGCCGCCCACGGCTTCTACGGGCACACCGCCCCCAGCGGCAAGGGGCCCAAGGAACGAATGGAGGCACAGGGCTACGACGACGCCTCCGGGGAGAACATCGACGCCTGGCCAACGACTCCCCAGGACGCGTTCGACGCCTGGATGCACAGCACCGGCCACCGGAACATGCTCCTCGGCTGCAACTCCAAGGCCACCGGCATAGGTGTCGCCCTGGGCGGCAAGCTCCGGGCCTACTGGACCCAGGACTTCGGCTACAAGTAA
- a CDS encoding adenosylmethionine--8-amino-7-oxononanoate transaminase → MPEPLTPGALLALDRQHVWHPYGPMPGKAAPLLVESASGVRLRLAEPVEGRDELVDGMSSWWSAVHGYNHPVLNDAARGQLERMSHVMFGGLTHEPAVRLAKRLVDITPEPLQHVFLADSGSVSVEVAVKMCLQYWRSLGKPRKQRLLTWRGGYHGDTWQPMSVCDPDGGMHELWQGVLPRQIFADAPPAGFDAAPDEAYAAHLRELIGRHAEELAAVIVEPVVQGAGGMSFHSPGYLRVLREACDEHGVLLVFDEIATGFGRTGALFAADHAGVAPDVMCLGKALTGGYLTLAATLCTTAVADGISRGALPVLAHGPTFMGNPLAAAVADASIGLLLSQDWEQEVKRIETGLRDGLAPAAGIAGVREVRVLGAIGVVQLDHEVDMAATTRAAVREGVWLRPFRDLIYTMPPYITGDEDVARICAAVCAAAREG, encoded by the coding sequence ATGCCTGAGCCACTCACCCCCGGCGCACTGCTCGCGCTCGACCGGCAGCATGTGTGGCATCCCTACGGGCCGATGCCCGGCAAGGCCGCACCGCTGCTGGTCGAGTCGGCATCCGGCGTCCGGCTCCGGCTGGCCGAACCGGTCGAGGGCCGGGACGAGTTGGTGGACGGGATGTCCTCCTGGTGGTCGGCGGTGCACGGCTACAACCACCCGGTGCTCAACGACGCCGCGCGGGGCCAGCTGGAGCGGATGAGCCATGTGATGTTCGGCGGGCTCACCCATGAGCCCGCCGTGCGGCTGGCGAAGCGGCTGGTCGACATCACTCCGGAGCCACTGCAGCACGTCTTTCTCGCCGACTCCGGCTCGGTGTCGGTCGAGGTCGCCGTCAAGATGTGCCTGCAGTACTGGCGCTCGCTCGGCAAGCCGCGTAAACAGCGGCTGCTGACCTGGCGGGGCGGCTATCACGGCGACACCTGGCAGCCGATGTCGGTCTGCGATCCGGACGGCGGTATGCATGAGCTGTGGCAGGGGGTGCTGCCGCGGCAGATCTTCGCGGACGCGCCGCCGGCCGGCTTCGATGCCGCGCCCGACGAGGCGTATGCGGCACATCTGCGGGAGCTGATCGGCCGGCACGCCGAGGAGCTGGCGGCGGTGATCGTGGAGCCCGTGGTGCAGGGGGCGGGCGGAATGTCGTTCCACTCCCCCGGGTATCTGCGGGTGCTGCGCGAGGCCTGCGACGAGCACGGCGTGCTGCTGGTCTTCGACGAGATCGCCACCGGCTTCGGCCGTACGGGCGCGCTCTTCGCCGCCGACCACGCGGGGGTCGCACCCGATGTGATGTGTCTCGGCAAGGCGCTGACCGGCGGTTATCTGACCCTGGCGGCGACGCTGTGCACCACGGCCGTCGCCGACGGCATCTCCCGCGGCGCGCTGCCGGTGCTGGCGCACGGCCCCACCTTCATGGGCAATCCGCTCGCCGCCGCCGTCGCCGACGCCTCGATCGGACTGCTGCTGTCCCAGGACTGGGAGCAGGAGGTCAAGCGGATCGAGACCGGGCTGCGGGACGGTCTGGCACCGGCCGCGGGCATCGCCGGGGTGCGCGAGGTACGCGTACTCGGCGCGATCGGTGTCGTCCAGCTCGACCACGAGGTGGACATGGCGGCCACGACCCGGGCGGCGGTCCGGGAGGGCGTATGGCTGCGCCCGTTCCGGGATCTGATCTACACCATGCCGCCGTACATCACCGGTGACGAGGATGTGGCCCGCATCTGTGCGGCGGTGTGCGCGGCGGCTCGCGAGGGCTGA
- a CDS encoding MerR family transcriptional regulator: MGEPASGAQRVLLRTVDVARQSGYSVQQVRDLERLGVIPAAARSSNGYRSYTPLHVHALRAYRALAGAMGPVAARQMLARLRTETTAEAASAINAVHVRLAREREEALRAQRALRAIQAEAEATGCEQESDAMTITELAEALRVRPSTLRFWEQEGLVTPERVTSLRARRYGLPAIRAARIVTALRGAGYSIPAVREAMDSLRQLDGQGEAQRILRQRVEQIATRTVALLRAGADLAVVVEAAGRR; encoded by the coding sequence ATGGGCGAGCCGGCGAGCGGTGCGCAACGGGTACTGCTGCGCACCGTCGACGTGGCCAGGCAGTCGGGGTACTCGGTGCAGCAGGTGCGCGACCTGGAACGGCTGGGGGTCATTCCCGCAGCCGCTCGATCGAGCAACGGCTACCGCTCCTACACACCGCTTCATGTGCACGCGCTTCGGGCCTACCGGGCACTCGCGGGTGCCATGGGGCCGGTCGCGGCCCGGCAGATGCTCGCACGGCTGCGAACGGAGACGACCGCGGAGGCGGCCTCGGCGATCAATGCGGTCCACGTCCGGCTCGCTCGGGAACGTGAGGAGGCGCTGCGTGCCCAACGGGCGTTGCGGGCGATCCAGGCCGAAGCGGAGGCCACCGGGTGTGAGCAGGAGAGCGACGCGATGACGATCACGGAGCTCGCCGAAGCGCTCCGCGTACGCCCCTCGACCCTGCGGTTCTGGGAGCAGGAAGGGCTTGTCACCCCGGAGCGGGTGACGTCCCTGCGAGCACGTCGCTACGGCCTGCCGGCCATCAGGGCAGCGCGCATCGTGACGGCTCTCCGCGGCGCCGGCTACAGCATTCCCGCCGTGCGCGAGGCCATGGACTCCCTGCGGCAACTCGACGGCCAGGGAGAGGCCCAACGCATCCTGCGGCAGCGTGTGGAGCAGATCGCCACACGCACCGTGGCACTCCTCCGAGCGGGCGCAGACCTGGCCGTCGTTGTCGAGGCGGCCGGGCGCCGGTAA
- the bioB gene encoding biotin synthase BioB: MDLLNTLVDKGLRRELPTREEAMAVLATTDDELLDVVAAAGKVRRQWFGRRVKLNYLVNLKSGLCPEDCSYCSQRLGSKAEILKYTWLKPDDASKAAAAGVAGGAKRVCLVASGRGPTDKDVDRVSETISAIKEQNEGVEVCACLGLLSDGQAGRLREAGADAYNHNLNTSEATYGDICTTHDFSDRVSTVQQAQAAGMSACSGLIAGMGESDADLVDVVFALRELDPDSVPVNFLIPFEGTPLAKEWNLTPQRALRILAMVRFVCPDIEVRLAGGREVHLRSMQPLALHLVNSIFLGDYLTSEGQAGKDDLAMIEDAGFEVEGSDTTTLPEHRRPCGGAAPTGATAGATAEDTADDTGASVATEDAAAPAATVPAPSDEARRDLVSVRRRGAGTDLPPNA, encoded by the coding sequence ATGGACCTGCTGAACACACTGGTGGACAAGGGACTGCGGCGCGAATTGCCGACCCGCGAAGAGGCGATGGCCGTATTGGCCACCACCGATGACGAACTGCTCGATGTCGTGGCCGCGGCCGGAAAGGTGCGCCGCCAGTGGTTCGGGCGGCGGGTCAAACTCAACTATCTCGTCAACCTCAAGTCGGGTCTGTGCCCCGAGGACTGCTCGTACTGTTCGCAGCGGCTGGGGTCGAAGGCGGAGATCCTCAAGTACACCTGGCTCAAGCCGGACGACGCCTCCAAGGCGGCAGCGGCCGGGGTGGCCGGTGGCGCCAAGCGGGTCTGTCTGGTGGCCAGTGGCCGCGGCCCGACGGACAAGGACGTGGACCGCGTCTCGGAGACGATCTCCGCCATCAAGGAGCAGAACGAGGGCGTGGAGGTGTGCGCCTGCCTCGGCCTGCTCTCCGACGGCCAGGCGGGGCGGCTGCGCGAAGCGGGCGCCGATGCGTACAACCACAACCTCAACACCTCGGAAGCCACGTACGGCGACATCTGCACCACCCACGACTTCTCGGACCGGGTGTCCACCGTTCAGCAGGCCCAAGCGGCCGGCATGTCCGCCTGTTCGGGGCTGATCGCCGGTATGGGCGAGAGCGACGCCGACCTCGTCGATGTGGTCTTCGCGCTGCGCGAGCTGGACCCGGACTCCGTCCCGGTGAACTTCCTGATCCCCTTCGAGGGCACCCCGCTCGCCAAGGAATGGAACCTCACCCCGCAGCGGGCGCTGCGCATCCTGGCGATGGTGCGGTTCGTCTGCCCCGACATCGAGGTACGGCTGGCCGGCGGCCGTGAGGTGCATCTGCGCAGCATGCAGCCGCTGGCCCTGCACCTGGTCAACTCCATCTTCCTGGGCGACTACCTGACCAGCGAGGGGCAGGCCGGCAAGGACGACCTCGCGATGATCGAGGACGCCGGGTTCGAGGTGGAGGGCTCCGACACCACGACGCTGCCCGAGCACCGCAGGCCGTGCGGCGGCGCAGCGCCCACCGGGGCCACCGCCGGGGCCACCGCCGAGGACACCGCCGACGACACCGGTGCCTCGGTGGCCACCGAGGACGCCGCAGCCCCGGCCGCCACCGTCCCGGCACCGTCCGACGAGGCCCGGCGCGACCTGGTCTCGGTGCGCCGCCGCGGCGCCGGTACCGACCTTCCGCCCAATGCCTGA
- a CDS encoding 8-amino-7-oxononanoate synthase produces the protein MPQDSAPPLLCDTSPARPADPGAEPARPAYDAAFDWLDVASAERRHAGLVRTLRPRPADSPLLDLAGNDYLGLARHPEVTRGAAEAAHHWGAGATGSRLVTGSTELHARLETELAAFCGFEAALVLSSGYAANLAAVTALTAPGALIVSDAGNHASLIDGCRLSRARTQVAPHADPQAVRAALTGHDGRALVVTDSVFSVDGDAAPLPALAEACRTGGAGLLVDDAHGLGVLGAGGRGAPWAAGLAGDGDVVTTVTLSKSLGSQGGVVLGPARVIEHLVNTARSFIFDTGLAPAAAGGALAALRLLRREPQRATRALAVAQGLYDRLTAAGLTAVRPDAAVISVRAPSPESALRWAADCRTAGLAVGCFRPPSVPDGISRLRLTARADLTDDQLDTAVDTIVSTAPTA, from the coding sequence ATGCCGCAGGACTCCGCCCCGCCGCTGCTGTGCGACACCTCCCCGGCGAGGCCCGCCGATCCTGGTGCCGAGCCGGCCCGCCCGGCGTACGACGCGGCCTTCGACTGGCTGGATGTGGCCAGTGCGGAGCGCCGTCACGCGGGGCTGGTACGCACCTTGCGCCCCCGCCCGGCCGACTCCCCGCTGCTCGATCTGGCCGGCAACGACTATCTCGGGCTCGCCCGGCACCCCGAGGTCACCCGCGGCGCTGCCGAGGCCGCGCACCACTGGGGCGCCGGCGCGACCGGCTCCCGGCTGGTCACCGGCAGCACCGAGCTGCATGCCCGGCTGGAGACGGAACTCGCGGCGTTCTGCGGCTTCGAGGCCGCTTTGGTGCTGTCCTCCGGTTATGCCGCAAATCTCGCCGCGGTGACCGCGCTCACCGCTCCCGGCGCGCTGATCGTCTCCGACGCCGGCAACCACGCGTCCCTCATCGACGGCTGCCGGCTCTCCCGGGCCCGTACCCAAGTGGCCCCGCACGCCGATCCGCAGGCCGTACGCGCCGCGCTGACCGGCCACGACGGCCGGGCGCTCGTCGTGACCGACTCGGTGTTCTCGGTCGACGGGGACGCCGCGCCGCTCCCCGCGCTGGCCGAGGCCTGCCGGACAGGGGGCGCCGGACTTCTCGTCGACGACGCCCACGGACTGGGGGTGCTGGGCGCAGGGGGCCGGGGCGCGCCGTGGGCGGCCGGTCTCGCCGGTGACGGGGATGTGGTGACCACCGTGACGCTCTCCAAGTCGCTCGGCTCCCAGGGCGGTGTGGTGCTCGGCCCGGCCCGCGTCATCGAGCATCTGGTCAACACCGCCCGGTCGTTCATCTTCGACACCGGTCTCGCCCCGGCGGCGGCCGGCGGCGCCCTCGCCGCGCTCCGGCTGCTGCGCCGCGAACCCCAGCGCGCCACCCGGGCCCTCGCGGTCGCCCAGGGGCTGTACGACCGGCTCACCGCGGCGGGCCTGACGGCGGTGCGCCCGGACGCGGCAGTGATCTCCGTCCGCGCCCCGTCGCCGGAATCAGCGCTCCGCTGGGCCGCCGACTGCCGCACGGCCGGACTCGCGGTCGGCTGCTTCCGTCCGCCGTCCGTCCCCGACGGAATCTCCCGGCTCCGGCTCACCGCCCGCGCGGACCTGACGGACGACCAACTCGACACGGCCGTCGACACGATCGTGTCCACGGCGCCGACGGCCTGA
- a CDS encoding fic family toxin-antitoxin system, toxin component: MTLRIDLAWLLLIAEQHTPGDPQVTDWGALVAAVSRHEAEIFGVPVYTEPQDRAASLLQLLLQVPALERSNAMFATAVAYGYLVASGLKITISPEQVRDLARLVKEGTADVRTIADELRTWTV; encoded by the coding sequence GTGACGCTGCGCATCGACCTCGCCTGGCTTCTTCTCATCGCCGAACAGCACACCCCCGGAGACCCCCAGGTCACCGACTGGGGTGCCCTGGTGGCCGCCGTCAGCCGCCATGAAGCCGAGATATTCGGTGTGCCCGTCTACACCGAACCCCAGGACCGTGCCGCCTCCCTCCTTCAACTCCTGCTCCAAGTACCGGCGCTGGAGCGCTCGAATGCCATGTTCGCGACCGCCGTCGCCTATGGGTATCTCGTCGCCAGCGGACTGAAGATCACCATCTCTCCCGAGCAGGTCCGCGACCTCGCCCGCCTCGTCAAGGAGGGCACGGCCGACGTCCGCACCATCGCAGACGAACTGCGCACCTGGACGGTGTGA
- a CDS encoding DUF4232 domain-containing protein, with protein MRTTRRVTHLVASAAVLTASLALTACQNDATKDTGGQAPTASSRPLTGGQGAESPSDGDGKGDGNGPAKGDHTSGTTMSSGASGGAKAGKNGPGRAAGQGSGSRSTTTACTGAHVKVTVTKVLRPVNHMLLTATNTGSVPCNAYGAPYLRWDDAQAATTFLDASKPQAVVTLAPGESAYAGIMYQSADGSGSGGNTARNLGVLFGNRAGNGSTGPSVQLKLPNGGVHTDSSAWVTYWQSRSKDALTW; from the coding sequence ATGCGCACCACCCGTCGCGTCACCCATCTCGTCGCCTCCGCCGCCGTCCTGACGGCAAGCCTGGCGCTGACCGCCTGCCAGAACGACGCCACCAAGGACACCGGCGGCCAGGCCCCGACCGCGTCCTCCCGGCCGTTGACCGGCGGCCAGGGTGCTGAGTCCCCTTCGGACGGCGACGGCAAGGGCGACGGCAACGGCCCCGCCAAGGGCGATCACACGTCCGGGACCACCATGTCGTCCGGCGCCTCCGGCGGCGCGAAGGCCGGTAAGAACGGCCCGGGTCGGGCCGCCGGACAGGGTTCCGGCAGCCGGTCGACGACCACCGCCTGCACCGGCGCGCACGTCAAGGTCACCGTGACCAAGGTCCTTCGCCCCGTCAACCACATGCTGCTGACCGCCACCAACACCGGCTCCGTGCCCTGCAACGCCTACGGCGCGCCCTACCTCCGCTGGGACGACGCCCAGGCCGCCACCACGTTCCTCGACGCCTCCAAGCCGCAGGCTGTGGTCACGCTCGCGCCGGGCGAGTCGGCGTACGCGGGGATCATGTACCAGTCCGCGGACGGCTCGGGCAGCGGCGGCAACACCGCCCGCAACCTGGGCGTCCTGTTCGGCAACCGGGCGGGCAACGGATCCACCGGCCCGTCCGTGCAGCTCAAGCTGCCCAACGGAGGTGTCCACACCGACAGTTCGGCATGGGTCACCTACTGGCAGTCCCGTTCCAAGGACGCGCTGACCTGGTGA
- the sigJ gene encoding RNA polymerase sigma factor SigJ, whose translation MLGSATDAEDVLQESYLRWSAVDPARVEHPRAYLVRVVTRQALNHLRAVRARREEYIGSWLPEPIRTAPDVSGDAILAESVSMAMLLVLETLNPTERAVFVLHDVFGYTHGEIAAAIDKTEVTVRQIAHRARRHVHARRRRFAADSDATRKIVQRFLHAATTGEVQTLMDLLAPDAVQISDGGGKAVAARRPVTGRADVARLVLGVLRTTTAATRIEHATYNGMPAARFVTGGELDWLVAFEIHDGRITGLYGIRNPDKLHRAETVLPLDRGGHQPWKP comes from the coding sequence ATGCTGGGCAGCGCCACCGACGCCGAGGACGTGCTGCAGGAGAGCTACCTACGGTGGAGCGCGGTCGATCCGGCCCGGGTCGAGCATCCGCGCGCCTACCTGGTCCGGGTGGTGACCCGGCAGGCCCTCAACCACCTGCGCGCGGTCAGGGCGCGGCGTGAGGAGTACATCGGATCGTGGCTGCCCGAGCCGATCCGTACCGCACCTGACGTGAGTGGCGACGCAATCCTGGCCGAGTCGGTGTCGATGGCCATGCTGCTAGTCCTCGAAACGCTGAACCCGACCGAGCGCGCGGTGTTCGTACTGCACGACGTGTTCGGGTACACCCACGGTGAGATCGCCGCCGCGATCGACAAGACCGAGGTCACCGTCCGGCAGATCGCCCACCGCGCTCGCCGGCACGTCCATGCGCGGCGGCGCCGCTTCGCGGCCGACTCCGACGCCACCCGGAAGATCGTCCAGCGATTCCTGCACGCGGCGACGACCGGCGAAGTCCAGACGCTGATGGACCTGCTGGCGCCCGATGCCGTGCAGATCTCTGACGGCGGCGGAAAGGCCGTCGCCGCCCGCCGCCCGGTCACCGGTCGCGCCGACGTCGCCCGGCTCGTCCTCGGGGTGCTCCGCACCACCACCGCGGCGACCCGCATCGAGCACGCCACCTACAACGGCATGCCCGCGGCACGGTTCGTCACCGGCGGTGAACTCGACTGGCTGGTCGCGTTCGAGATCCACGACGGCCGGATCACCGGCCTCTACGGCATCCGCAACCCGGACAAGCTGCACCGCGCCGAGACGGTGCTCCCACTCGACAGAGGAGGTCACCAGCCGTGGAAACCATGA